A stretch of the Malus sylvestris chromosome 10, drMalSylv7.2, whole genome shotgun sequence genome encodes the following:
- the LOC126586187 gene encoding ABC transporter G family member 1-like, translating to MASTFNLNVHHNATEHEYGSAILEVETQVLPRTGGGGGGGRVQNNNHANLEEGVFLTWEDLWVTVVSKKNSIGSSSRSILQGLTGYAKPGELLAIMGPSGCGKSTLLDALGGRLSSNARQTGKILINGHKQALAYGTSAYVTQDDTLMTTLTVKEAVYYSAQLQLPDFMTKSEKKERAEVTIREMGLQDAMNTRIGGWGAKGLSGGQKRRVSICIELLTSPKLLFLDEPTSGLDSAASYYVMSRIANLDKSDGTPRTIVTSIHQPSSEVFQLFDSLCLLSSGRTVYFGPASAANHFFTLTGFPCPTLQNPSDHFLRTINKDFEQDIEQGVTTPTEVAIDTLIRSYKESETFQQVQRQVAELCKQDSGEKLEKRSRAGFLTQSLVLTRRSFVNMHRDRGYYWLRLAIYICMTLGLGTIYHELGHGYRSIQARVLLLTYISSFLTFMAIGGFPSFVEDMKVFERERLNGHYGVCAFAFGNTFSSVPFLIMISVIPGAITYYLAGLHTGLEHFVYFSCVILACMMLVESLMMIVASIVPNYLMGIIAGAGIQGLLMLCGGFFQLPSDLPKPVWKYPMYYIAFHKYAYQGLFKNEFQGTMFPASEAGGPFISGEQILRDRWQVEMRYSKWVDVAVLFGMIVLYRVMFLVILKTTEKVKTSTTALLSMPTKRNMQVLVNPSSTPVHGENH from the exons ATGGCTTCTACTTTTAATCTTAATGTCCACCACAATGCTACTGAGCATGAATATGGTTCAGCTATACTGGAGGTTGAAACACAAGTACTGCCAAGGActggcggaggaggaggaggtggccGCGTCCAAAACAACAACCATGCAAATTTGGAGGAGGGTGTGTTTCTGACATGGGAGGACTTGTGGGTGACAGTAGTTTCCAAGAAGAACAGTATTGGTAGCAGCAGCAGATCAATCCTGCAAGGTCTAACTGGTTATGCCAAGCCTGGGGAGCTCTTGGCTATAATGGGTCCTTCTGGCTGTGGCAAGTCCACTCTCCTTGATGCTTTAGGAG GGAGATTGAGTTCAAACGCAAGGCAAACAGGGAAGATCCTAATCAATGGGCATAAACAAGCACTAGCTTATGGAACTTCG GCATATGTCACACAAGATGACACTTTAATGACGACATTAACCGTTAAAGAAGCCGTATATTACTCTGCTCAGCTGCAACTGCCAGACTTCATGACCAAgtcagagaagaaagagagagcagAAGTTACAATTAGAGAGATGGGTTTGCAGGACGCCATGAACACAAGGATTGGAGGTTGGGGAGCTAAAGGCCTTAGTGGTGGCCAAAAGAGGAGAGTAAGCATTTGTATTGAGCTTCTCACAAGCCCTAAGCTTCTCTTCCTTGACGAACCGACAAGCGGCCTTGACAGTGCAGCTTCTTATTATGTCATGAGCAGAATTGCAAATCTTGATAAAAGTGATGGAACTCCAAGGACTATTGTTACATCCATCCATCAGCCTAGCTCTGAAGTCTTTCAACTTTTTGACAGTCTTTGTCTTCTGTCTTCTGGAAGAACTGTCTATTTTGGTCCTGCTTCTGCAGCAAATCAT TTTTTCACTTTAACTGGTTTCCCATGCCCAACTCTCCAAAATCCATCGGATCACTTCCTTAGGACCATAAACAAAGATTTTGAGCAG GACATTGAGCAAGGCGTAACCACACCAACAGAAGTAGCAATTGATACTCTAATAAGGTCCTATAAAGAATCTGAAACCTTTCAGCAAGTTCAAAGGCAAGTAGCTGAACTGTGTAAACAG GACTCTGGTGAAAAATTGGAGAAGAGAAGCCGTGCTGGCTTTCTTACACAATCTCTCGTACTCACAAGAAGATCCTTCGTGAACATGCATAGAGATCGAGGCTATTACTGGTTGCGCCTGGCTATCTACATCTGCATGACCCTAGGCCTCGGTACTATCTATCATGAGCTTGGACATGGTTATAGATCTATTCAG GCAAGAGTCTTGCTGCTCACGTACATATCTAGTTTTCTAACTTTCATGGCCATTGGTGGATTCCCTTCCTTTGTGGAAGATATGaag GTATTTGAACGAGAAAGACTAAACGGGCACTATGGTGTCTGTGCATTTGCTTTTGGCAATACATTTTCTTCTGTGCCTTTCTTGATAATGATTTCAGTGATTCCCGGGGCAATAACTTATTACCTTGCTGGACTTCATACCGGATTGGAACACTTTGTCTACTTTTCTTGTGTGATACTTGCTTGCatgatgttggttgagagtCTTATGATGATAGTTGCTAGTATTGTGCCCAATTACCTCATGGGAATAATAGCTGGTGCTGGAATTCAAGGTCTTTTGATGTTATGTGGTGGATTCTTCCAATTACCAAGTGATCTTCCCAAGCCTGTGTGGAAGTATCCAATGTACTACATTGCCTTCCACAAGTATGCATACCAGGGATTGTTCAAAAATGAATTCCAAGGAACAATGTTTCCAGCAAGTGAAGCCGGAGGACCATTCATCAGCGGCGAACAAATTTTGAGAGACAGATGGCAAGTGGAAATGAGATATTCTAAGTGGGTGGATGTTGCTGTGTTGTTCGGGATGATAGTTCTATATCGAGTTATGTTCTTGGTTATCCTCAAGACTACGGAGAAAGTTAAGACTAGTACTACGGCCCTTCTGTCAATGCCTACCAAGCGAAACATGCAAGTATTGGTTAATCCCTCATCCACGCCCGTGCATGGAGAGAACCACTag
- the LOC126585762 gene encoding small ribosomal subunit protein S13, mitochondrial-like, translating to MMLGLRGSIAIVSDASRRLLQSVSFHGVRVKCLNIRAGMEIPDNKPLKYALQYIRGIGRARAGLIISELNMTNKRAKDLTRREVVAIGEEISKYLVGRELATIVERDIKRMKDIQCYKGIRHIDKLPCRGQRTSTNARTRKANPRIAVASSNKVKNK from the exons atgatgttgGGGTTACGCGGTTCAATCGCAATCGTTTCTGATGCGAGTCGTCGACTCCTTCAATCTGTATCG TTTCATGGGGTCCGTGTGAAATGCCTGAATATAAGAGCAGGAATGGAGATTCCAGACAATAAGCCCCTTAAGTATGCGCTTCAGTACATACGTGGGATTGGCAGAGCCAGGGCCGGCTTGATCATATCTGAGCTAAACATGACCAACAAACGTGCCAAGGACTTGACCCGAAGAGAAGTTGTTGCCATTGGCGAAGAAATCTCCAAGTACTTAGTTGGAAGGGAATTG GCGACTATTGTCGAGAGAGACATCAAGAGAATGAAGGACATTCAGTGCTACAAAGGGATCAGGCACATTGATAAGTTGCCTTGCCGAGGGCAGCGCACCAGCACCAATGCCAGGACTAGGAAAGCTAATCCACGGATTGCGGTTGCATCATCAAACAAGGTGAAGAATAAGTAG
- the LOC126585761 gene encoding 30S ribosomal protein S13, chloroplastic-like: protein MAQTLAMPLAPSLYVICNGRNSNPLSNGLSFPIRPPNQVGGLSIKCVRVGGVEIPNNKRVEYSLQYVHGIGRTRARTILIDLNMENKITKDLSEEELTIIRDEVSKYMIEGDLRRFNALNIRRLKEIQCYRGIRHSQGLPCRGQRTKNNTRTLKGKRVTVAGKKKAR from the exons ATGGCGCAAACACTGGCAATGCCTCTGGCACCCTCCCTCTATGTAATCTGCAATGGAAGAAACTCTAATCCCCTCTCCAACGGCCTCTCCTTCCCAATCAGACCCCCCAATCAG GTTGGTGGCTTGAGCATCAAATGCGTGCGTGTTGGCGGAGTTGAAATCCCCAACAACAAAAGGGTCGAGTACTCTCTTCAGTACGTTCATGGAATTGGGCGTACTAGGGCACGAACAATCCTAATCGACCTCAACATGGAGAACAAAATCACCAAAGATTTGTCGGAAGAAGAGCTCACCATTATCCGAGATGAAGTCTCCAAGTACATGATTGAAGGAGATTTG AGGAGGTTCAATGCCTTGAATATAAGGAGACTCAAGGAGATTCAGTGCTACAGAGGCATACGCCACAGCCAGGGATTGCCTTGCAGAGGACAGCGCACCAAGAACAACACTAGGACCCTGAAGGGTAAGAGGGTCACTGTTGCTGGAAAGAAAAAGGCCCGTTAA
- the LOC126585760 gene encoding protein EXORDIUM-like 2 yields MYPIYHFATSLLLLLFLAEPGLGALVEEQPLVLKYHNGALLKGNITVNLIWYGHFTPIQRSIIVDFIHSLAPRRGPLPSASSWWKTTEKYKGGASNLVVGRQILHEAYSLGKSLGNRHLVALAGKVNALKAINVVLTASDVAVDGFCSRCGTHGSARDKKSAYVWVGNSVVQCPGQCAWPFHQPIYGPQTPPLVAPNGDVGVDGMIINLATLLAGTVTNPYNNGYFQGPATAPLEAVSACTGIFGTGAYPGYPGQVLVDKATGASYNAVGVNGRRFLLPAMWDPQTSACKPLV; encoded by the coding sequence ATGTATCCTATTTACCACTTTGCCACTTCTCTCTTGCTACTCTTGTTTCTGGCCGAGCCCGGTTTGGGTGCTTTAGTGGAGGAGCAGCCCCTGGTGCTCAAGTACCACAACGGCGCTCTTCTCAAAGGCAACATCACCGTCAATCTCATCTGGTACGGCCACTTCACCCCAATCCAACGCTCCATCATCGTCGACTTCATCCACTCCCTCGCCCCCCGGCGGGGCCCACTCCCCTCTGCCTCCTCCTGGTGGAAAACCACCGAGAAGTACAAGGGCGGCGCCTCCAATCTCGTCGTCGGCAGGCAAATCCTCCACGAGGCCTACTCTCTCGGAAAGTCCCTCGGCAACCGGCACCTGGTAGCCCTCGCCGGCAAAGTCAACGCGTTGAAGGCCATCAACGTGGTTTTGACTGCCAGTGACGTGGCGGTCGACGGCTTCTGTAGCCGCTGCGGTACCCACGGCTCCGCCCGGGACAAGAAGTCGGCTTACGTGTGGGTTGGGAACTCGGTGGTCCAGTGCCCCGGCCAATGCGCCTGGCCCTTTCACCAGCCCATTTACGGCCCGCAAACCCCGCCGTTAGTGGCCCCAAACGGCGACGTCGGAGTTGACGGCATGATCATAAACCTCGCCACTCTCTTGGCGGGAACAGTAACCAATCCGTACAACAATGGATACTTCCAAGGGCCGGCCACCGCGCCGCTCGAGGCGGTCTCTGCCTGCACGGGCATTTTCGGAACCGGGGCATACCCGGGTTATCCGGGTCAAGTCCTGGTGGACAAGGCGACCGGGGCGAGCTACAACGCGGTCGGGGTGAACGGGCGTAGGTTTCTACTGCCAGCCATGTGGGACCCGCAGACCTCTGCATGCAAGCCGCTTGTGTGA